In the Trueperaceae bacterium genome, one interval contains:
- a CDS encoding excinuclease ABC subunit A — MTESHLTVRGAKHHNLKNIDVNIPRDALTVITGVSGSGKSSLAFDTIYAEGQRRYVESLSTYARQFLGQMEKPKVDQIIGLSPAIAIQQKTVSKNPRSTVATVTEVMDYLRVLYANVGHPHCPNCGRKALGQSAEQISEQLANMNSGTEIQLLAPVVRNRKGTHVDVLNTALANGFTRVRINGGEFRLDEDPGLDKKKRHTIEIIVDRLKIPDEKHNGFLSRLTESVETTLRTADGLLVADLGHEELLLSEHNACPHCNYSFPTLSTQTFSFNSPLGMCEQCQGLGTEMNVDPDLIVEDPTLTINEGAILFHGVVENKSGRRVSALQAVCNHYDFDLDTPWNKIPKEGREALFYGSQGKAVRFSYQTSKGRKRQGRRSLSGIIPSIERGYRKTSSDNTRRWYEGFMRELPCPECNGERLRPEARAVTVGGQTLPEISRYSIGEAYTWVNKLLNRLDKVEKEIVEGVIKEIRERLKFMLNVGLHYLTLDRRSATLSGGEGQRIRLASQIGSGLMGVVYILDEPSIGLHARDNESLIETLLSLRNMGNTVLVVEHDEETMRAADWIVDLGPGAGGHGGELVAEGPIEIIATSDSLTGCYLSGKESIAPPNDVPRNSYKKLVLLGAKLNNLKNLNVSFPLETLTCVTGVSGSGKSSLVTGTLYPILARQLMGSRVKPGPYKSIKGAEYIDKVIKMTQDPIGRTPRSNPVTYTGVFDEIRRLFALTPESKKRGYNPGRFSFNVKGGRCEACGGHGLNRIELHFLADVWIPCQECNGRRYNRETLSVTYRKKTIADVLEMEVNEAQEFFKNHTKIRRVLGTLKDVGLGYLKLGQSATTLSGGEAQRIKLAKELGKKSTGKTLYILDEPTTGLHFADIKRLLDVLHRLVDRGNTVVVIEHNLDVIKTADWVIDLGPEGGKAGGTIVAESTPPTLASSAEYSQTGHFLQQLLKRNPQFQVLTKTKVV, encoded by the coding sequence ATGACCGAATCGCACCTCACCGTCCGAGGCGCTAAACACCACAACTTGAAAAATATAGATGTGAACATCCCTCGTGATGCCCTTACTGTTATCACTGGGGTATCTGGTTCCGGAAAATCCAGCCTTGCCTTTGACACTATTTACGCAGAAGGCCAGCGACGTTATGTGGAAAGCCTTTCAACCTATGCCAGACAGTTTCTCGGACAAATGGAGAAACCCAAGGTGGACCAAATCATCGGCCTCTCCCCGGCCATCGCAATCCAACAGAAAACAGTCAGCAAAAACCCACGGTCAACTGTGGCAACCGTAACCGAAGTAATGGATTACCTTCGGGTCTTGTATGCCAATGTCGGCCACCCTCACTGTCCCAATTGTGGCCGTAAAGCATTAGGTCAAAGCGCTGAACAGATTAGCGAACAACTTGCGAATATGAATTCTGGGACTGAAATACAGCTTCTTGCTCCGGTAGTGCGTAACAGGAAAGGGACTCACGTCGATGTTTTAAACACCGCTCTAGCTAATGGCTTTACTCGAGTTCGGATAAACGGAGGTGAATTCAGGCTTGACGAAGATCCCGGACTCGATAAGAAGAAAAGACATACGATCGAAATAATCGTTGACCGCCTGAAAATACCTGACGAAAAACACAATGGCTTTCTCTCTAGGTTGACCGAATCCGTCGAGACAACCTTGCGAACAGCTGATGGACTCCTCGTAGCCGATCTTGGCCATGAAGAGCTCCTGCTGTCTGAACATAATGCTTGCCCTCATTGCAACTACTCATTCCCCACACTGTCAACCCAAACATTTAGTTTTAACAGCCCTCTGGGGATGTGTGAACAGTGTCAAGGATTAGGAACCGAAATGAATGTAGACCCAGATCTGATCGTAGAGGACCCGACACTAACTATCAATGAAGGGGCAATTCTCTTTCACGGGGTAGTTGAAAATAAATCAGGACGGCGAGTGTCTGCTTTGCAGGCTGTCTGTAATCATTATGATTTCGACCTAGACACCCCTTGGAACAAAATACCGAAAGAAGGGAGGGAGGCTTTATTCTATGGCTCTCAAGGCAAGGCAGTCCGATTTTCGTATCAAACAAGTAAGGGCCGTAAGCGACAAGGACGTCGGTCACTCAGTGGCATTATTCCTAGTATCGAACGTGGATACCGCAAAACCAGCTCGGATAATACCAGGCGTTGGTACGAGGGGTTCATGCGCGAGCTTCCGTGTCCAGAATGCAATGGCGAGCGCCTTAGGCCCGAGGCGCGGGCAGTTACTGTCGGGGGGCAAACGCTCCCAGAGATTAGTAGGTACTCCATCGGTGAAGCCTATACCTGGGTCAATAAGCTTTTGAATCGACTTGACAAGGTTGAGAAAGAAATAGTTGAAGGAGTAATTAAAGAAATAAGAGAGCGTTTAAAGTTCATGCTTAACGTTGGACTCCACTATCTCACGCTCGACCGTCGATCAGCCACTTTATCTGGTGGCGAAGGCCAACGCATTCGCTTGGCCAGCCAAATCGGGAGCGGCCTTATGGGCGTAGTTTACATTCTTGATGAACCTTCAATAGGGTTACACGCCCGGGATAACGAGTCGTTAATCGAAACTCTATTAAGCCTACGAAACATGGGCAACACTGTTCTTGTTGTTGAGCATGATGAAGAAACTATGCGTGCTGCCGACTGGATCGTCGACCTGGGACCTGGCGCTGGTGGTCATGGAGGAGAGCTAGTTGCAGAGGGCCCGATAGAAATCATTGCTACGTCCGACTCATTAACCGGTTGTTATTTGAGCGGCAAAGAGAGTATTGCCCCACCGAATGATGTTCCCCGGAATAGCTATAAGAAGCTGGTATTACTTGGGGCGAAATTGAACAACCTCAAGAATTTAAATGTTTCTTTCCCGTTAGAAACGTTGACATGCGTTACAGGAGTTTCTGGCAGTGGAAAGTCAAGCCTTGTTACAGGAACGCTCTATCCAATCCTCGCTCGACAGCTTATGGGTAGCCGGGTGAAACCTGGCCCATACAAATCTATCAAAGGCGCAGAATACATCGATAAAGTTATTAAGATGACCCAGGATCCGATTGGCAGGACGCCTCGCTCCAACCCAGTTACTTATACAGGGGTGTTCGATGAGATCCGTCGGTTATTTGCACTAACGCCTGAATCCAAGAAACGAGGTTACAACCCCGGTCGTTTTAGTTTCAATGTAAAAGGGGGTCGGTGCGAGGCGTGCGGCGGTCACGGCCTAAATCGTATCGAACTCCATTTCCTCGCAGATGTGTGGATCCCGTGTCAGGAGTGTAACGGACGACGATATAACCGAGAGACACTCTCTGTAACCTACAGAAAAAAGACCATCGCTGACGTCCTGGAAATGGAAGTTAACGAAGCTCAAGAGTTCTTTAAGAATCACACTAAGATCAGAAGGGTACTGGGTACACTGAAAGACGTGGGCCTAGGTTACTTAAAGCTAGGCCAAAGCGCGACGACGCTCTCAGGAGGAGAAGCCCAACGAATCAAATTAGCAAAAGAACTAGGGAAGAAATCAACAGGCAAAACCCTATATATTCTTGACGAACCAACCACAGGCCTACATTTCGCTGACATCAAAAGACTTCTTGATGTACTGCATCGCCTCGTTGACCGCGGAAATACGGTTGTGGTAATTGAGCATAATCTCGATGTGATTAAGACCGCCGACTGGGTTATAGATCTTGGGCCTGAAGGCGGAAAAGCGGGAGGGACAATTGTCGCTGAGAGCACTCCTCCTACTCTTGCTTCGTCTGCAGAATATAGCCAAACCGGCCATTTCCTGCAACAACTATTGAAACGGAATCCACAGTTTCAAGTTCTCACCAAAACCAAGGTTGTCTGA
- a CDS encoding hydrolase has product MASGRIHENVNLVALGFLITAYFIARLLGQAHSLDDALPRAARTGFLLSYLVGTFLVTPDLDLAKNSVRAKSHWGILGLLWVPYGKLFRHRGLSHSWVVGPLTRLLYMGLITSVFIVIVMALTSYFGFELRIAGRLSQSWELLSLGALSGYFLSQWLHLLADGIRP; this is encoded by the coding sequence GTGGCAAGTGGACGTATTCACGAAAACGTCAACCTAGTAGCGCTTGGTTTCCTTATTACGGCTTATTTTATTGCAAGATTATTGGGCCAAGCCCATAGTTTGGACGATGCGTTACCTAGGGCAGCCAGAACAGGTTTCTTATTAAGTTATTTAGTAGGGACCTTTCTTGTCACGCCTGATCTAGACCTAGCCAAGAATTCTGTGCGAGCTAAAAGTCATTGGGGCATACTTGGACTGCTTTGGGTGCCTTATGGGAAGCTGTTTAGGCACCGCGGTTTATCGCACAGTTGGGTCGTAGGTCCCTTGACGCGACTCCTCTATATGGGCCTTATAACAAGCGTTTTTATTGTCATTGTTATGGCACTCACGTCTTACTTTGGCTTTGAGTTACGAATAGCTGGTCGATTAAGTCAATCCTGGGAACTACTTTCTTTAGGGGCTTTGAGTGGTTATTTCCTGAGTCAGTGGTTGCACTTATTGGCTGATGGTATCAGGCCTTAA
- a CDS encoding endonuclease MutS2 — translation MKITRLDLDKLGFSRVQEALSNRTSTFRGRERALKLAPLKDHRGIEKALDQIEEVVTGEPISLGGVSDIRPLISRVVDGGVLDGPEILEVSYTMAAAGTIRRSILASERTSLAELVIRLETFDGPLKLVGEMLTREGKVSDNATPKIRDIRQRLNPLRDLIKQRLQSLLSTYSSHIQDAIITLRRGRYVIPVKSSSQSHVPGIVLDLSDSGSTVFIEPASIVPMANDLALLEFEERDEERRILLDLSQQLALDPAIDESLKILAELDFINASARLVGDWDLVRPSLNDESRFRLDGLRHPLVEDCVANSISLNEELRFLILTGPNAGGKTVLLKALGLAAVMAHSGLFVAAKVTPVPELGNLDQILMDIGDEQSIEASLSTYAGHLTNLKEILDRADNKVLVLIDELGSGTDPSEGAALSQSILEQILDSGARGLITTHLAPIKVFASEASGAINAAMNFDVNRLQPTYHLVIGQPGRSYALSIAERLGISVELLERAAEILGPDGERLEVLLKELEGQQADLQLDISEARAVRDQARKEAEILRSKIESLRAQEAKVLTAATKRADKMLKETMQQAKALRKTATTNKDNRGRALEALRDLRRSNKVRTDSTKNIKAPIATRELALGSRVHVKPYDAQGSILEIRGDQLIIQLGLIKVTVDVVDVSPIEREAPKASADTVLDFGKPISELNIRGERVEPALEKVRDFILEAYYLKVDRIRILHGKGTGSLREAVRKYLKSEKRVKSFEDAIPYEGGHGVTVAHLRL, via the coding sequence GTGAAAATTACCCGCCTTGACCTAGATAAACTCGGGTTTTCCCGTGTTCAGGAGGCATTGTCCAATCGCACTTCGACTTTCCGAGGGAGAGAACGTGCGCTTAAGCTAGCACCCTTAAAAGACCACCGCGGGATTGAGAAGGCGCTGGATCAGATAGAAGAGGTAGTCACAGGTGAACCGATCTCACTTGGCGGAGTGAGCGATATTCGACCTCTCATAAGCAGGGTTGTAGATGGGGGTGTGCTTGATGGCCCCGAGATTTTAGAGGTGAGTTACACAATGGCGGCTGCTGGAACTATTCGGCGAAGCATCCTTGCTTCCGAAAGGACTTCCTTGGCCGAACTAGTGATTCGACTAGAAACGTTTGATGGACCACTAAAACTTGTCGGTGAGATGCTAACGCGCGAAGGAAAGGTAAGTGATAATGCAACCCCGAAAATTAGGGATATTCGCCAGAGACTTAATCCCTTGCGTGATTTGATCAAACAACGACTACAGAGCCTCCTATCAACCTACAGCTCGCATATTCAAGATGCGATTATCACGCTTCGACGAGGACGCTATGTGATTCCGGTGAAGTCCAGTTCTCAATCCCACGTACCAGGTATAGTCTTGGACCTTAGTGATTCTGGATCCACAGTCTTTATTGAGCCTGCATCGATAGTGCCAATGGCCAACGATTTAGCTTTATTGGAATTTGAGGAGCGTGATGAGGAGAGGCGAATCCTTCTGGATCTATCGCAGCAGCTTGCATTGGACCCGGCGATAGACGAGAGCCTCAAGATTTTAGCTGAACTTGATTTCATAAACGCCTCAGCCCGTTTGGTAGGCGATTGGGATCTTGTTCGCCCAAGTCTGAATGATGAGTCCCGATTTAGGCTTGATGGATTACGGCACCCTCTCGTAGAAGATTGCGTAGCTAATTCAATCAGTCTAAATGAAGAACTCCGTTTCCTGATCCTAACTGGACCAAATGCCGGAGGTAAAACGGTGTTATTGAAGGCTCTTGGATTGGCGGCAGTTATGGCCCATTCGGGGTTGTTCGTGGCTGCTAAAGTGACCCCAGTGCCAGAGCTCGGCAACCTAGATCAAATCCTCATGGATATAGGAGACGAACAAAGCATCGAAGCTAGCCTAAGCACCTATGCTGGTCACCTAACTAATCTTAAGGAAATTCTAGATAGAGCGGACAATAAAGTTTTAGTATTGATCGACGAATTAGGGTCTGGTACGGACCCGTCCGAGGGCGCTGCTTTGTCGCAAAGCATCCTAGAACAAATCCTCGACAGCGGAGCGCGAGGCTTAATTACGACCCATCTGGCACCGATCAAGGTGTTTGCTTCAGAGGCTTCGGGAGCAATTAACGCGGCAATGAATTTTGACGTGAATCGTTTGCAACCTACTTACCATTTAGTTATCGGGCAGCCAGGGAGGTCATATGCGTTGTCTATTGCAGAGCGCTTAGGGATCTCTGTCGAACTTTTGGAGAGAGCTGCAGAGATATTGGGTCCTGACGGCGAGCGTCTCGAGGTATTACTAAAAGAACTTGAGGGCCAGCAGGCTGATCTCCAACTAGACATAAGCGAGGCACGCGCAGTTCGTGACCAGGCTCGTAAGGAAGCCGAAATTCTCCGGAGTAAAATCGAGAGCCTAAGAGCTCAGGAAGCTAAAGTTCTAACAGCTGCAACCAAAAGAGCCGACAAGATGCTAAAGGAAACGATGCAACAGGCAAAAGCCTTACGTAAGACTGCTACAACGAATAAAGATAACCGAGGTAGGGCCCTCGAGGCTCTTAGGGATCTCCGTCGCAGCAACAAAGTACGGACCGATTCTACAAAGAATATTAAGGCCCCTATCGCAACAAGAGAACTAGCACTAGGAAGCAGGGTTCATGTAAAACCATATGATGCGCAGGGGTCGATCTTGGAAATTCGTGGTGATCAACTTATAATTCAGCTAGGGTTAATAAAGGTCACGGTTGATGTAGTTGACGTTAGCCCAATCGAACGTGAAGCGCCGAAGGCAAGCGCTGATACCGTCTTAGATTTCGGGAAACCAATTAGCGAATTAAACATTAGAGGGGAACGGGTGGAACCTGCCCTCGAGAAAGTCCGCGATTTTATTTTAGAGGCCTACTACCTAAAGGTTGATCGCATTAGAATTTTACATGGAAAAGGAACAGGTTCCTTGCGAGAGGCGGTCCGTAAGTACCTAAAATCGGAGAAGCGGGTAAAAAGTTTTGAAGACGCGATCCCGTATGAGGGTGGACACGGGGTGACAGTGGCACATCTAAGGTTATAA
- a CDS encoding 2-deoxy-D-gluconate 3-dehydrogenase: MEGIMLPGINLFKLEGRSALITGGTKGLGRAMAEGLASSGADVMITSRNSEEAARVASEISATYGTRTVGIQGDVSSPKEVDATIKKTIADFGKLDILINNAGINIRGPIEDLSYETFRAVQQVNVDGVWLTARSAIPHMKRAGYGRIINVASTLGVVGLDGRTPYASSKGAVVQLTRTLGLELASFGVTCNAICPGPFLTQLNEPIANTEDGRRIVEDLVPLTRWGRMEEIQGAAIFLASDASSYMTGSLVTVDGGWTAR; this comes from the coding sequence TTGGAAGGAATTATGCTACCAGGGATCAATTTATTCAAACTTGAAGGTCGCTCGGCGCTAATCACTGGTGGAACCAAAGGCCTCGGGCGCGCAATGGCTGAGGGACTAGCTTCATCTGGCGCCGATGTCATGATAACTAGTCGGAACTCTGAAGAGGCGGCACGTGTGGCTTCCGAAATCTCCGCAACCTACGGAACCCGAACCGTTGGTATCCAGGGTGATGTCTCCTCGCCTAAAGAAGTTGACGCAACTATTAAAAAAACGATAGCTGACTTCGGTAAATTGGATATCCTTATTAATAATGCAGGAATCAACATCCGTGGACCTATTGAAGATCTCTCTTACGAAACTTTCAGGGCTGTCCAGCAAGTAAATGTAGACGGAGTTTGGCTCACTGCCCGATCAGCTATTCCTCATATGAAGCGCGCAGGTTATGGGAGAATAATTAACGTAGCAAGTACACTTGGCGTTGTTGGACTCGACGGGCGCACCCCCTATGCTTCAAGCAAGGGTGCTGTAGTTCAACTCACTCGCACGCTTGGGCTTGAACTAGCATCCTTTGGGGTTACCTGTAACGCGATATGTCCAGGTCCCTTTCTAACCCAACTGAATGAGCCGATAGCAAATACAGAGGACGGTCGACGAATCGTAGAAGATCTGGTACCTCTTACTCGATGGGGACGAATGGAAGAGATCCAAGGGGCTGCAATATTCCTTGCCAGCGACGCTTCTAGCTATATGACCGGGAGCTTAGTAACAGTTGACGGTGGTTGGACCGCCCGATAA